A DNA window from Actinomadura coerulea contains the following coding sequences:
- a CDS encoding thiamine pyrophosphate-requiring protein: MAQQVADYVLQRLTEWGVKRVFGYPGDGINGMLGAFDRAEGKPEFIQTRHEEMAAFMACGHAKFTGEVGVCAATSGPGAIHLLNGLYDAKLDHQPVVAIVGQQKRLAQGTHYQQEVNLENLFSDVSEFCQIVMHPGQMRHVIDRAFKTALTTRGVSTIIIPEDVQEADAVPSPPKEHGSVYSSVGWSRPRVLPDPEELRKAADVLNEGTKVAMLIGQGAAGAEAEVIETAELLGAGIAKALLGREVVPDDLPFVTGPIGLLGSKASDEMMMNCDVLFMIGTSFPYAEWLPDEGSCKGVEIDIDGSMIGIRYPMDAHVVGDAGETLRELIPLLRRKEDRSWREEIEENVRTWNTVMEKRAGQSFEGKVNPQAVAHELSPLLPDGVILTADSGSATNWWARHIKLRDGMRASLSGTLATMGPGVPYAIAARFAHPDRPVICFVGDGAFQMNGMNEMLTVKRYAERMAGAPLIFAVFNNQDLNQVTWEQRAMGGDPKYEGSQSIPDFPYSKYAELCGLKGVYCDDPGKVTDAWREALASDRPVVLEFVVDNEIAPIPPHIMKDQAKKAVKAGIKDPQKLGIAARGFRQKLTDMYENMPGRKHD; the protein is encoded by the coding sequence ATGGCGCAGCAAGTGGCCGACTACGTCCTCCAGCGGCTGACCGAGTGGGGCGTGAAGCGCGTCTTCGGGTATCCGGGCGACGGCATCAACGGGATGCTCGGCGCGTTCGACCGCGCCGAGGGGAAGCCGGAGTTCATCCAGACGCGGCACGAGGAGATGGCCGCGTTCATGGCCTGCGGCCACGCGAAGTTCACCGGCGAGGTCGGCGTCTGCGCGGCGACGTCCGGGCCGGGCGCGATCCACCTGCTGAACGGCCTGTACGACGCGAAGCTGGACCACCAGCCGGTCGTGGCGATCGTCGGGCAGCAGAAGCGCCTGGCGCAGGGCACGCACTACCAGCAGGAGGTCAACCTGGAGAACCTGTTCTCCGACGTCTCGGAGTTCTGCCAGATCGTCATGCACCCCGGCCAGATGCGGCACGTCATCGACCGGGCGTTCAAGACGGCCCTGACCACGCGCGGCGTCTCGACGATCATCATTCCGGAGGACGTCCAGGAGGCCGACGCGGTGCCGTCGCCGCCGAAGGAGCACGGCTCGGTGTACTCCAGCGTGGGCTGGAGCAGGCCCCGCGTCCTGCCCGACCCCGAGGAGCTGCGCAAGGCCGCCGACGTCCTCAACGAGGGGACGAAGGTCGCGATGCTGATCGGCCAGGGCGCCGCCGGCGCCGAGGCCGAGGTGATCGAGACGGCCGAGCTGCTCGGCGCGGGCATCGCCAAGGCGCTGCTCGGCCGCGAGGTGGTCCCGGACGACCTGCCGTTCGTCACCGGCCCCATCGGCCTGCTCGGCTCCAAGGCCAGCGACGAGATGATGATGAACTGCGACGTGCTGTTCATGATCGGCACGAGCTTCCCGTACGCCGAGTGGCTGCCGGACGAGGGCAGCTGCAAGGGCGTGGAGATCGACATCGACGGGAGCATGATCGGCATCCGCTACCCGATGGACGCGCACGTCGTCGGGGACGCCGGGGAGACCCTCCGGGAGCTGATCCCGCTGCTGCGCCGCAAGGAGGACCGCTCCTGGCGCGAGGAGATCGAGGAGAACGTCCGCACCTGGAACACGGTCATGGAGAAGAGGGCGGGCCAGAGTTTCGAGGGGAAGGTCAACCCGCAGGCCGTCGCGCACGAGCTGTCGCCGCTGCTCCCCGACGGCGTCATCCTCACCGCCGACTCCGGCTCGGCCACCAACTGGTGGGCCCGGCACATCAAGCTCCGCGACGGCATGCGGGCGTCGCTGTCGGGCACCCTCGCCACGATGGGCCCCGGCGTCCCGTACGCGATCGCGGCCCGGTTCGCCCACCCCGACCGGCCGGTGATCTGCTTCGTCGGCGACGGCGCGTTCCAGATGAACGGCATGAACGAGATGCTGACCGTGAAGCGGTACGCCGAGCGGATGGCCGGCGCGCCGCTGATCTTCGCGGTGTTCAACAACCAGGACCTCAACCAGGTCACCTGGGAGCAGCGCGCGATGGGCGGCGACCCGAAGTACGAGGGCTCGCAGAGCATCCCGGACTTCCCGTACTCCAAGTACGCCGAGCTCTGCGGGCTCAAGGGCGTCTACTGCGACGATCCCGGGAAGGTCACCGACGCCTGGCGGGAGGCCCTGGCGAGCGACCGCCCCGTGGTCCTGGAGTTCGTGGTCGACAACGAGATCGCGCCGATCCCGCCGCACATCATGAAGGACCAGGCCAAGAAGGCCGTCAAGGCGGGCATCAAGGACCCGCAGAAGCTCGGCATCGCGGCCCGCGGCTTCCGGCAGAAGCTCACCGACATGTACGAGAACATGCCGGGCCGGAAACACGACTAG
- a CDS encoding SDR family oxidoreductase, with protein MNYKIDKGTVVVVTGASGGIGRAAAAAFARRGAWVALLARGDEGLEGAAADVEAAGGRALPISVDVADPGAVDEAAERAEKELGPIAVWVNVAFSSVFAPFWEIDPEEFRRTTEVTYLGYANGTRAALRRMMPRDRGVIVQCGSALAYRGIPLQSAYCGSKHAVQGLHDSLRAELMHERSGVKLTMVQMPAVNTPQFDWVLNRMPRRPQPVPPIYQPEIAADALVYAAEHPRRREYWVGGSTVGTILADKFATGLLDRYLARTGFKSQQTEMRTRPDQPANLWEPADEAPGGDRGSHGRFDEQAHARSPQMWAGRHKYLVGAATAGAAAGAAAGAARLLRR; from the coding sequence ATGAACTACAAGATCGACAAGGGCACGGTCGTCGTGGTCACGGGAGCCTCCGGCGGCATCGGGCGCGCCGCCGCCGCGGCGTTCGCCCGCCGCGGCGCCTGGGTCGCCCTCCTGGCCCGCGGGGACGAGGGACTGGAGGGGGCCGCCGCCGACGTCGAGGCCGCGGGCGGGCGCGCCCTGCCGATCAGCGTGGACGTGGCCGACCCCGGCGCGGTGGACGAGGCGGCGGAGCGGGCCGAGAAGGAGCTCGGGCCGATCGCCGTGTGGGTCAACGTGGCGTTCTCCTCGGTGTTCGCGCCGTTCTGGGAGATCGATCCGGAGGAGTTCAGGCGCACCACCGAGGTCACCTACCTCGGCTACGCCAACGGGACCAGGGCGGCGCTGCGGCGGATGATGCCGCGCGACCGCGGCGTGATCGTCCAGTGCGGGTCGGCGCTGGCCTACCGGGGCATCCCCCTGCAGAGCGCGTACTGCGGCTCCAAGCACGCCGTCCAGGGGCTGCACGACTCGCTCCGGGCCGAGCTGATGCACGAGCGCAGCGGCGTGAAGCTCACGATGGTGCAGATGCCCGCGGTCAACACGCCCCAGTTCGACTGGGTGCTGAACCGGATGCCGCGCCGCCCGCAGCCCGTCCCGCCCATCTACCAGCCGGAGATCGCGGCGGACGCGCTCGTCTACGCCGCCGAGCATCCCCGGCGCCGGGAGTACTGGGTCGGCGGCAGCACCGTCGGCACGATCCTCGCCGACAAGTTCGCCACGGGGCTGCTGGACCGCTACCTGGCCCGGACGGGCTTCAAGTCCCAGCAGACCGAGATGCGCACGCGTCCGGACCAGCCGGCGAACCTGTGGGAGCCGGCGGACGAGGCCCCGGGCGGCGACCGGGGCAGCCACGGGCGGTTCGACGAGCAGGCGCACGCGCGGAGCCCGCAGATGTGGGCGGGCCGCCACAAGTACCTGGTGGGGGCCGCGACGGCCGGAGCCGCCGCGGGGGCCGCGGCGGGCGCGGCGCGGCTGCTGCGGCGATGA
- a CDS encoding TetR/AcrR family transcriptional regulator, translating to MAARERAEDLTGRARIRDAALLEFAEHGVKGATIRGIAKAAGVSPALVQHHYGTKEALRAACDEHVIEVIRETKREALNGGMASPSFLAIAMSTALPVQRYLARALTDGSGAASVLFDEAIAFSEEMLERGAPGMAAPNTDDLHGYATVMTGMSFGVIVLHEHMSRALGADVLLGDGYPRMALAMLDVLDDRLLSPELVAQARAALKSLPAPGGRPLDEEDR from the coding sequence ATGGCGGCGCGGGAGCGGGCCGAGGACCTGACCGGGCGCGCCCGGATCAGGGACGCGGCCCTGCTGGAGTTCGCCGAGCACGGGGTGAAGGGCGCCACGATCCGGGGCATCGCGAAGGCCGCCGGCGTGTCGCCCGCCCTCGTCCAGCACCACTACGGCACCAAGGAGGCGCTGCGCGCCGCGTGCGACGAGCACGTGATCGAGGTGATCCGCGAGACCAAGCGGGAGGCCCTGAACGGCGGGATGGCGAGCCCGAGCTTCCTCGCGATCGCGATGAGCACGGCCCTGCCGGTCCAGCGCTACCTGGCCCGCGCCCTGACCGACGGGTCGGGCGCCGCGTCCGTGCTCTTCGACGAGGCGATCGCGTTCAGCGAGGAGATGCTGGAGCGCGGCGCGCCCGGCATGGCCGCGCCGAACACCGATGACCTGCACGGCTACGCGACCGTCATGACCGGCATGAGCTTCGGCGTGATCGTCCTGCACGAGCACATGTCCCGGGCGCTCGGCGCCGACGTCCTCCTGGGCGACGGCTACCCCCGCATGGCGCTGGCGATGCTGGACGTCCTCGACGACCGGCTCCTGTCGCCCGAGCTGGTGGCGCAGGCGCGCGCCGCCCTGAAGAGCCTGCCCGCCCCCGGCGGGCGACCCCTCGACGAGGAGGACCGGTGA
- a CDS encoding Cgl0159 family (beta/alpha)8-fold protein, which translates to MTPAGARAERIAGLAEVRAVRPGAIAEAARVRVRRASLLGGSGRLMLVAADHPARGALAAGGDPLAMADRGELLDRLCTALERPGVDGVLGTPDVVEDLLLLGVLDGKVVIGSMNRGGLAGSSFEIDDRFTAYGAGAIAASGLDGGKMLLRVDDADPATVRTLEGCAGAVSELAGRGLMAMVEPFVSRRVAGRVRNDLSPEAMTRAVSIASGLGSTSAYTWLKVPVVADMERVMAASTLPALLLGGEVAADPVAAREGWRRALRLPTVRGLVVGRSLLYPPDGDVAAAVDAAVELL; encoded by the coding sequence GTGACCCCCGCCGGTGCGCGGGCCGAGCGGATCGCGGGGCTGGCCGAGGTCCGGGCGGTGCGTCCGGGGGCGATCGCGGAGGCGGCCCGGGTCCGGGTGCGGCGTGCGTCGCTGCTGGGCGGGTCGGGGCGGTTGATGCTGGTGGCGGCTGATCATCCGGCTCGGGGCGCGCTGGCGGCGGGGGGTGATCCGCTGGCGATGGCCGATCGGGGCGAGTTGCTGGACCGGCTGTGCACGGCGTTGGAGCGTCCGGGCGTGGACGGGGTGCTGGGGACGCCGGATGTGGTGGAGGACCTGCTGCTGCTGGGGGTGCTGGACGGCAAGGTCGTGATCGGTTCGATGAACCGGGGCGGGCTGGCGGGGTCGTCGTTCGAGATCGATGATCGTTTCACGGCGTACGGAGCGGGCGCGATCGCGGCGTCGGGGCTGGACGGCGGGAAGATGCTGCTGCGGGTGGATGACGCCGATCCGGCGACGGTGCGCACGTTGGAGGGCTGCGCGGGTGCGGTGTCGGAGTTGGCGGGGCGCGGGTTGATGGCGATGGTGGAGCCGTTCGTGTCGCGCCGGGTGGCGGGCCGCGTGCGCAACGACCTGTCGCCGGAGGCGATGACGCGCGCGGTCTCGATCGCTTCGGGGCTGGGGTCGACGTCGGCGTACACGTGGCTGAAGGTGCCGGTGGTGGCGGACATGGAGCGGGTGATGGCGGCTTCGACGCTGCCGGCGCTGCTGCTGGGCGGGGAGGTGGCGGCCGATCCCGTCGCCGCGCGGGAGGGGTGGCGGCGGGCGCTGCGGCTGCCGACCGTCCGGGGCCTGGTGGTGGGCCGGTCCCTGCTGTATCCGCCGGACGGCGACGTCGCCGCGGCCGTCGACGCCGCGGTGGAACTCCTCTGA
- a CDS encoding ABC transporter permease: MSAAVHGSRAAAPPRSKPLRSLTGTGGLVRLILRRDRFLLPSWVIVLALIPINFVAATDSLYPTAAERLKYAQTTGNNPTFLALYGPLYDTDLGSIIAQRSGFIPVVVALISVLTVVRHTRTEEEAGRRELLGATVTGRGAGLAAALAVTMAANLVLAGLLAAGMVAQGLPLAGSLAFGLQLAAAGCVFAAVAGVTAQLSEGAGAARGTAIAALGAAFVVRMAADAGGAGNGLSWLGWLSPLGWENRLRAYGEERWWTLLPVAALAALLVAAAGLLSARRDVGAGVLPPRLGPADAPRLLSGALGLGWRLQSRALYGWLAGFAALGVVYGAVAGGVGDMVKDNPELEKIFTRLGGQGGIIDAYFASIMSMLGLFAAAYAVSATLRLRTEETGQRAEPVLATPVGRLRWASGHLAFTLLGPVAGLGVAGLAAGLAHGLDTGDPGREVPRVLGAALAQLPAVWLVGAIALALVGLAPRLTGGAWAAVGVFAVVTLFGAGLGLDQWALDVSPFTHVPKLPGHDLAVTPLLWLLAVAAVLAALGLAGLRRRDLSTA; encoded by the coding sequence ATGAGCGCGGCGGTCCACGGCTCGCGCGCGGCCGCGCCGCCCCGCTCGAAGCCGCTGCGGTCGCTCACCGGGACCGGCGGGCTGGTCAGGCTGATCCTGCGCCGCGACCGGTTCCTGCTGCCGTCCTGGGTGATCGTGCTCGCGCTGATCCCGATCAACTTCGTGGCGGCCACCGACAGCCTCTACCCCACGGCCGCCGAGCGCCTCAAGTACGCGCAGACGACGGGGAACAACCCGACGTTCCTCGCCCTGTACGGGCCGCTGTACGACACGGACCTCGGCTCGATCATCGCCCAGCGCTCCGGGTTCATCCCGGTGGTCGTGGCGCTGATCAGCGTGCTCACCGTCGTCCGGCACACCCGCACCGAGGAGGAGGCGGGCCGCCGCGAGCTGCTCGGCGCCACCGTCACCGGGCGCGGCGCGGGTCTGGCCGCCGCGCTGGCCGTGACGATGGCGGCGAACCTCGTCCTCGCCGGCCTGCTGGCCGCGGGCATGGTGGCGCAGGGCCTTCCCCTCGCGGGCTCGCTGGCGTTCGGCCTGCAACTGGCCGCCGCCGGATGCGTCTTCGCCGCCGTCGCGGGCGTCACCGCCCAGCTCAGCGAGGGCGCGGGCGCCGCCAGGGGCACGGCGATCGCCGCGCTCGGCGCCGCGTTCGTGGTCCGGATGGCCGCCGACGCCGGCGGCGCGGGCAACGGGCTGTCGTGGCTGGGCTGGCTGTCGCCGCTCGGCTGGGAGAACCGGCTGCGCGCCTACGGCGAAGAACGCTGGTGGACCCTCCTTCCGGTCGCCGCGCTCGCGGCCCTCCTGGTCGCCGCCGCGGGCCTGCTCTCGGCGCGCCGGGACGTGGGCGCGGGCGTGCTGCCGCCCCGGCTCGGCCCCGCGGACGCCCCGCGCCTGCTCTCGGGCGCCCTCGGCCTCGGCTGGCGGCTGCAGAGCCGCGCCCTGTACGGCTGGCTCGCCGGGTTCGCCGCCCTCGGCGTCGTGTACGGCGCCGTGGCGGGCGGCGTCGGCGACATGGTCAAGGACAACCCCGAACTGGAGAAGATCTTCACCCGGCTCGGCGGGCAGGGCGGGATCATCGACGCCTACTTCGCCTCGATCATGAGCATGCTCGGCCTGTTCGCCGCCGCCTACGCGGTCTCGGCGACCCTGCGGCTGCGCACCGAGGAGACCGGGCAGCGCGCCGAGCCGGTGCTCGCCACCCCCGTCGGGCGGCTGCGGTGGGCGTCCGGCCACCTGGCCTTCACGCTGCTCGGCCCGGTCGCCGGCCTCGGCGTCGCGGGCCTGGCCGCCGGGCTCGCGCACGGCCTGGACACCGGCGACCCCGGGCGCGAGGTGCCGCGCGTCCTCGGCGCCGCGCTCGCGCAGCTTCCCGCCGTGTGGCTGGTCGGGGCGATCGCGCTCGCGCTGGTCGGCCTCGCGCCGAGGCTCACCGGCGGCGCCTGGGCCGCGGTCGGCGTCTTCGCGGTCGTGACGCTCTTCGGAGCCGGGCTCGGCCTGGACCAGTGGGCCCTGGACGTCTCACCGTTCACCCACGTCCCGAAGCTGCCGGGGCACGACCTCGCGGTCACGCCGCTGCTCTGGCTCCTGGCGGTCGCGGCCGTCCTGGCCGCCCTCGGCCTCGCCGGTCTCCGCCGCCGGGACCTCTCCACGGCGTGA
- a CDS encoding TIGR00730 family Rossman fold protein has protein sequence MTSPKPLAVCVFCSSSGTIDRRYVDLAAEAGAELARRGHSLVSGGAQVSCMGAVARAARAGGARTVGVIPEGLVSVEISDEENDELVVTPDMRARKGEMDRRSDAFLVLPGGIGTLEELFEVWTARVLTMHDKPIVILDPTGVYEPLRELMKGLTEQGFARPKIWDAVGWTGSVPEAFDLLERSQPRIEFSPEDYAEAEL, from the coding sequence GTGACTTCCCCGAAACCCCTCGCCGTCTGCGTGTTCTGCTCGTCCAGCGGCACGATCGACCGCCGTTACGTCGACCTCGCCGCCGAGGCCGGCGCCGAGCTGGCCCGGCGCGGCCACAGCCTCGTCAGCGGCGGCGCCCAGGTCTCGTGCATGGGCGCCGTCGCCCGCGCCGCGCGGGCCGGCGGCGCCCGCACGGTCGGCGTGATCCCCGAGGGCCTCGTCAGCGTCGAGATCTCCGACGAGGAGAACGACGAGCTGGTCGTCACCCCCGACATGCGGGCCCGCAAGGGCGAGATGGACCGGCGCAGCGACGCGTTCCTCGTCCTGCCCGGCGGCATCGGCACGCTGGAGGAGCTGTTCGAGGTGTGGACGGCCCGCGTGCTGACCATGCACGACAAGCCCATCGTCATCCTCGACCCCACCGGCGTCTACGAGCCGCTGCGCGAGCTGATGAAGGGCCTCACCGAGCAGGGCTTCGCCCGCCCCAAGATCTGGGACGCCGTCGGCTGGACCGGTTCGGTCCCCGAGGCGTTCGACCTGCTGGAGCGGTCCCAGCCCCGCATCGAGTTCTCCCCCGAGGACTACGCCGAAGCCGAACTCTGA
- a CDS encoding ABC transporter ATP-binding protein codes for MTTNTPPIALSGLVKKFGRTRALDGLDLTVQPGEVHGFLGPNGAGKSTTIRVLLGLLRADGGTARLLGGDPWRDATELHRRLAYVPGDVTLWPNLSGGEVIDLLGRMRGGVNARRKAELLDRFELDPRKKGRAYSKGNRQKVGLIAALASDAELLLLDEPTSGLDPLMEEVFQECVREERRDGRTVLLSSHILSEVEALCDRVTIIRKGVAVESGTLDELRHLTRTSIDAELASPPDGLPLPGAHDVRIDGNKIRFEVDTPELDAALRQLTEVGVRSLSSRPPTLEELFLRHYKDELASEAAR; via the coding sequence GTGACCACGAACACGCCCCCCATTGCCCTCTCCGGCCTGGTCAAGAAGTTCGGCCGGACCCGCGCGCTGGACGGCCTGGACCTGACCGTCCAGCCCGGCGAGGTGCACGGCTTCCTCGGCCCGAACGGCGCCGGGAAGTCCACCACCATCCGCGTCCTGCTCGGCCTGCTGCGCGCCGACGGCGGCACCGCCCGGCTGCTCGGCGGCGACCCGTGGCGGGACGCGACCGAGCTGCACCGCCGGCTCGCCTACGTCCCCGGCGACGTGACGCTGTGGCCGAACCTGTCCGGCGGCGAGGTGATCGACCTGCTCGGCCGGATGCGCGGCGGCGTGAACGCCCGTCGCAAGGCCGAGCTGCTCGACCGGTTCGAGCTCGATCCGCGCAAGAAGGGCCGCGCCTACTCCAAGGGCAACCGGCAGAAGGTCGGGCTCATCGCCGCGCTGGCGTCCGACGCCGAGCTGCTGCTGCTCGACGAGCCCACCTCCGGGCTGGACCCCCTCATGGAGGAGGTGTTCCAGGAGTGCGTGCGGGAGGAGCGCCGCGACGGCCGCACCGTGCTGCTGTCCAGCCACATCCTGTCCGAGGTCGAGGCGCTCTGCGACCGGGTGACGATCATCCGCAAGGGCGTCGCGGTGGAGTCGGGGACGCTGGACGAGCTGCGGCACCTGACCCGCACGTCCATCGACGCGGAGCTGGCGTCGCCGCCCGACGGCCTGCCGCTGCCGGGCGCGCACGACGTCCGCATCGACGGCAACAAGATCCGCTTCGAGGTGGACACCCCCGAACTGGACGCGGCGCTGCGGCAGCTCACCGAGGTCGGCGTGCGGAGCCTGAGCAGCCGCCCGCCGACGCTGGAGGAGCTGTTCCTGCGCCACTACAAGGACGAGCTCGCGTCGGAGGCCGCGCGATGA
- a CDS encoding inositol monophosphatase family protein, with protein MNAAVPASRELAGIAELAARATGDRLRTAFRSRPEVDLKRDIHDPVTEHDRAAEETIREVLAEHTPGSVVVGEEGGVGGGDGDLRWFVDPIDGTANFAVGLPFFCVSIGAALDGELVAGVVYDPVRDDMFTASLDGATCNGEPMRSRGAVRDETAVVATSYPSAYDLSLGREEALRRYGRMVDAFATVRRPGSAALTLAHVAAGWTDVAYDSSINAWDIAAGLLLVRQAGGTYVPLRGEPGGDDWEAPGYLACVDGFDLAGSVIAEVADYKGAGA; from the coding sequence ATGAACGCTGCCGTCCCCGCCTCGCGGGAGCTCGCCGGGATCGCCGAACTCGCCGCCCGCGCCACCGGGGACCGTCTGCGGACGGCGTTCCGGTCGCGTCCCGAGGTCGACCTCAAGCGCGACATCCACGACCCGGTCACCGAGCACGACCGGGCGGCGGAGGAGACGATCCGCGAGGTGCTCGCCGAGCACACCCCCGGCAGCGTGGTCGTCGGTGAGGAGGGCGGCGTGGGCGGCGGCGACGGCGACCTGCGCTGGTTCGTCGACCCCATCGACGGGACCGCCAACTTCGCCGTCGGCCTCCCGTTCTTCTGCGTGTCCATCGGCGCGGCCCTGGACGGTGAACTGGTCGCGGGCGTGGTCTACGACCCGGTGCGCGACGACATGTTCACCGCCTCGCTCGACGGCGCCACCTGCAACGGCGAGCCGATGCGCAGCCGCGGGGCGGTCCGCGACGAGACCGCCGTCGTCGCCACGTCCTACCCGAGCGCCTACGACCTGAGCCTCGGGCGCGAGGAGGCGCTGCGGCGCTACGGCCGGATGGTCGACGCGTTCGCCACCGTGCGCCGCCCGGGCAGCGCCGCCCTCACCCTCGCGCACGTCGCCGCGGGATGGACGGACGTGGCCTACGACTCGTCCATCAACGCGTGGGACATCGCCGCCGGACTGCTGCTGGTCAGGCAGGCGGGCGGGACGTACGTGCCGCTCCGGGGCGAGCCCGGCGGCGACGACTGGGAGGCCCCCGGCTACCTGGCGTGCGTGGACGGCTTCGACCTCGCCGGGTCCGTCATCGCCGAGGTCGCGGACTACAAGGGCGCCGGGGCCTGA
- a CDS encoding alkaline phosphatase PhoX, which translates to MSVTRRGVVKGGAAGALSIALAGSLEGIFQTSAGAETGEAYGYGPLIPDPKGVLDLPKGFSYKTLSVEGEPISEGVVVPGHHDGMATFSGSRHGRTRLVRNHEQSNNGTRAVGRPEWTYDPAANGGTTTLEVDSQGNLLSQYVSLAGTSTNCAGGRTPWGTWLTCEETEGFTGQTKSHGWVFEVDPTGRKTEPVPLTGLGRFAHEAVAVDPHTLTAYLTEDAAKPFGLFYRFRPRAHHGGYHAYMSGGKLEALNVAGVPDLSAVQEPGTRLRAGWVEVPDPSARQTSVRKQFDTITRSQKLEGAWWGHGKAYFVCSFSRKSDGGAADHAGQVWTYDPHRGEIELQLVFKPGGRFDGPDNITVSPYGGGVILAEDGDGEQYLIGTTRRNTPFAMARNALNDSEFTGVTFSPDGRILFANRQSDPGATFAITGPWHRLRG; encoded by the coding sequence ATGTCCGTGACCCGTCGCGGAGTCGTCAAGGGCGGCGCGGCCGGCGCGCTGTCCATCGCCCTCGCCGGAAGCCTGGAGGGAATCTTCCAGACGTCCGCCGGAGCCGAGACCGGGGAGGCGTACGGCTACGGCCCGCTGATCCCCGACCCCAAGGGCGTCCTGGACCTGCCCAAGGGCTTCTCCTACAAGACGCTGTCGGTCGAAGGCGAACCCATCTCCGAGGGCGTCGTCGTCCCCGGTCACCACGACGGGATGGCCACGTTCTCCGGCAGCCGCCACGGCCGCACCCGGCTGGTGCGCAACCACGAGCAGAGCAACAACGGCACCCGCGCCGTGGGCCGTCCCGAGTGGACCTACGACCCCGCAGCCAACGGCGGCACCACCACGCTCGAGGTCGACAGCCAGGGCAACCTGCTGTCGCAGTACGTCAGCCTGGCCGGGACGTCCACCAACTGCGCGGGCGGGCGGACCCCGTGGGGGACGTGGCTGACCTGTGAGGAGACCGAGGGGTTCACTGGCCAGACCAAGAGCCACGGGTGGGTGTTCGAGGTCGACCCGACCGGGCGCAAGACCGAGCCCGTCCCCCTCACCGGCCTCGGCCGCTTCGCGCACGAGGCCGTCGCCGTCGACCCGCACACGCTCACCGCGTACCTGACCGAGGACGCCGCCAAGCCGTTCGGCCTCTTCTACCGGTTCCGTCCCCGCGCCCACCACGGCGGCTACCACGCCTACATGTCGGGCGGGAAGCTGGAGGCGCTGAACGTGGCCGGCGTCCCGGACCTGTCGGCCGTCCAGGAGCCGGGGACGCGCCTGCGCGCCGGCTGGGTGGAGGTGCCCGACCCGTCGGCGAGGCAGACGTCGGTCCGCAAGCAGTTCGACACGATCACGCGGAGCCAGAAGCTCGAAGGCGCCTGGTGGGGCCACGGCAAGGCCTACTTCGTGTGCAGCTTCTCCCGGAAGTCCGACGGCGGCGCCGCCGACCACGCCGGGCAGGTCTGGACCTACGACCCGCACCGCGGCGAGATCGAGCTGCAGCTCGTCTTCAAGCCGGGTGGGCGCTTCGACGGCCCCGACAACATCACCGTCTCCCCGTACGGCGGCGGCGTGATCCTCGCCGAGGACGGCGACGGCGAGCAGTACCTCATCGGCACCACCCGGCGGAACACGCCGTTCGCGATGGCCCGCAACGCCCTCAACGACAGCGAGTTCACCGGCGTGACCTTCTCCCCGGACGGGCGGATCCTGTTCGCCAACCGCCAGTCCGACCCGGGCGCCACCTTCGCGATCACCGGCCCCTGGCACCGCCTGCGCGGCTGA
- a CDS encoding SRPBCC family protein, producing the protein MSAVAVHAEAVSAAPPERLFDVLTDWPRHAEWMPFTSAEGGDKVGDELRARTGVGPVGFLDTMVITDWRAGRRVAVRHTGRVVRGEAFFKIVPEGSGSRVIWAERVDLPLGPLGRAAWLVAGPVVKAFMALGLRRLAALSQP; encoded by the coding sequence GTGAGCGCGGTCGCGGTCCACGCCGAGGCGGTCTCGGCGGCCCCGCCCGAGCGGCTCTTCGACGTCCTCACCGACTGGCCGCGGCACGCCGAGTGGATGCCGTTCACCAGCGCGGAGGGCGGCGACAAGGTCGGCGACGAGCTGCGGGCCCGGACCGGCGTCGGCCCGGTCGGCTTCCTCGACACCATGGTCATCACCGACTGGCGGGCCGGCCGCCGCGTCGCGGTCCGGCACACCGGCCGCGTGGTGCGCGGCGAGGCGTTCTTCAAGATCGTCCCCGAGGGCTCGGGCAGCCGCGTCATCTGGGCCGAGCGCGTCGACCTGCCGCTCGGCCCCCTCGGCCGCGCCGCCTGGCTGGTCGCGGGGCCGGTGGTGAAGGCGTTCATGGCGCTCGGGCTGCGCCGCCTCGCCGCTTTGTCGCAGCCATGA